GTCATCATGGCTTAAATATTTCCTCTTAATGAACTGACAAGCCAATTAAAAAGTCAATGAAATCTATCTATTTCAAATGTAATGGGCCACAATTATAGTCATATGTCCATGTATATAGTATGACATTACTAAAACATACAATCTTTGACCTAAAGCAATTGCATCAATGCATTTTAACCATTTAACCAATTAATGTTTAGCAAATTTCATGTCTATACAGTTAAAAACACTGAAACACATGGTTGTTTAACTAagtttatgaaatatatacattttgtatattatatgtatatttatttttgttgtttattctTGCTTCTAAgcatttacttttctttttaatgtttaatcattaaaacattaaattattattgtttaaatattaatatacatatttggAAGCATTCATTttcttgtgtttattttaaaatattgatcatattaaaatattgtttttttttcatatttaagaaaGTGCAATTACATGTGGGAAAACACTTTTATTCACAAATTGCTAGTGCATTTCTTAAATAATTTCAAAGAACACCTTAAATTAAGcttgacattttaaagtagaaattctgaaataaaataaaatgtgctttaataatctttattatatttacaacttggaaaaaaatcagtaTAAAAGGCATCTTGGGAGagataatttattataacaaaaattatacaaatactacaaactactgaggtaaattaatttattatcatCAAATGTCAGATCCATTTTGCTCATTTGTGCCTGTTTTTCTCCTTATATTAGACGCATCTATAAATACTGTTAGTGATTTAGAGAGGCGTCTGATGAGTCAGAATGTGACTTTATATCAGGACAGGAGAGGAAAGAATGCACCAGGCAGAGCGCATTACATCTCAACAGATTCATAACCCAAAGAGTGCAATATTAGAATCAGTTGGGAAGTTAAagcattttttaatctttttttattcctCCTTAAAATGCCATATGTAAAATTGTAAGAATGCCTGTGGACCAGcacccaaaatatttttttttttgcagttttattgcatatttttacaattttacaccAACATACTATCTTCTAAGCAGAGCAGAActtcatatacatacatatatatatatatatatatatatatatatatatatatatatatatatatatataaataacatgaagttgagtaaataatgacagaatttccatttttagaATGTCAATATGTGGATGATTGCAaactacttatatatatatatatgtatatatatgtatatatatatatatatatatatatatatatatatatatatatatatatatatatatatatatatatatatatatatatatatatatataagaaatgtaaagggtttttctttttgtttttctatacaaaaaaaaaagaaaaatatggcaCAATATGaggaacttatatatatatatatatatatatatatatattaactggtGTTTTACCTGCATTTTGAATTTTGCACTTAATTACGGTGTGTTTTAGAGTGGATGGATAATGTTCTAGTAACAAAAGACCAACATTATTGTCTGCACACTGATATAACTGCTCCATAAGAAATATCGACATTTGGACaatctgtcatgattctgccctcgtgtccttgatttttcctagtcttgaggcaggatcatgacagacccgtgttttgtgtacaagcacatggccttgcctttgggccatgtgcttgtgttgtctcgttcccttgccccgccccccttgttaacctagtcgtgtcttgattgatctgtgccacctgtcatgtcttgattgtttcccctatttaggtctccaagtgtgctctgtcttgcgtcggttcattgtgatttgtgtacctcatatgtgttcatcattcgtgattgtaccttgtccttgaaactcctcgaagtcttttgtcctgcagtgagtgtttgttagtagttagtgttcagtctttgtttaccttgtttattgtgttttgtagaattatttagtgtttaccctagcccttgttttccccctcgtgggtttttattttcctctttttgtaaataaacctgtttgtgttgtaaatcctgtctgcacctgagttcctccttgccaaaaccctgacagaatgaaccgaccacgaaggaactcagcagacaggaggcaatgctggatggcatcagccagccagcgagattgttttgagggctctcgccttgtggtgttccgggggaccaggggaggtcgttccggagcgagtgggcgagaggaggagccccagaggtccccacctacccagctgccggcgatcccggagggtcgtgtcctggccgtggcaaccctgggggatcagttaggtccctcccaagatcctgaggtacctcccactaccttaagtctccccaacaagcgagggagacggctttcatgggagtcagcttcagggtcttcggcgtccgaggctgccctgcccgagaccaaactcccccaacccgcctctgacccagctgtagcctctgcaccgcgcccgaggaggaagaggaggaagaaggggcctgccagtcctgtgaccctgtctcctcccgagccagcagcggtgagcgtgcccgagccagcagcggtgagcgtgcccgagccagcagcggtgagcgtgcccgagccagcagcggtgagcgtgcccgagccagcagcggtgagcgtgcccgagccagcagcggtgagcgtgcccgagccagcagcggtgagcgtgcccgagccagcagcggtgagcgtgcccgagccagcagcggtgagcgtgcccgagccagcagcggtgagcgtgcccgagccagcagcggtgagcgtgcccgagccagcagcggtgagcgtgcccgagccagcagcggtgagcgtgcccgagccagcagcggtgagcgtgcccgagccagcagcggtgagcgtgcccgagccagcagcggtgggcgtgcccgagccagcggcggtgaacgtgcccgagccagcagcggtgagcgctggcgtgcccgaggcggcaaagaagaaagccgtattcaagtcggcagtcgtgagagcggaggagagagccgcggccgactctgcagcaaagactcttgtacagtcggtctcatctcataaggagatgccaattgtcctagctgctaaagccttttctgattatttgtcccgtcttgtccaaattttagaaatccccgtcagtcctgtcttgtcccctgaccctgtcccgagtgtccagccgttgtctccccgtgtcctgttgtctccccgtgcccagctgatgtagccccgtgtcccgttgatgtagccccgtgtcccgtgagtgttgccccgtgtcccgtgagtgttgccccgtgtcccgtgagtgttgccccgtgtcccgtgagtgttgccccgtgtcccgtgagtgttgccccgtgtcccgtgagtgttgccccgtgtcccgtgagtgttgccccgtgtccagctgatattgccccgtgtcctgtagatgtagccccgtgtccagtgaatgttgccccgtgtcctgttgtctccccgtgtccagtagatgttgtccccccgtgtccagctgtcgtctccccgcgccccgtaagtgttgccccgcgtcccgtgtctgctcctgtcatgtcctctgtcagttgtcccgagacccctccccacccctcaccacccagacctgcccgtaccccccgtcgtcagccttcgtcctgtcctcctaagatccctaccccacccaccctggtctgtcccccatgaactttgtgctccctcctcctccccttccctgtttgttttttttgatttgtcaccctaaccctgccgtcgtgtattcatgtctgcctttgttattatttgtcatgtcttgttggtttgtgtcggtgtcccagtccgtcatgtcagtcatgtctcgtgtttgatgttcccttgaggagcgtctggaagccgctccttaagggaggggttctgtcatgattctgccctcgtgtccttgatttttcctagtcttgaggcaggatcatgacagacccgtgttttgtgtacaagcacatggccttgcctttgggccatgtgcttgtgttgtctcgttcccttgccccgccccccttgttaacctagtcgtgtcttgattgtcccatctgtgccacctgtcatgtcttgattgtttcccctatttaggtctccaagtgtgctctgtcttgcgtcggttcattgtgatttgtgtacctcatatgtgttcatcattcgtgattgtaccttgtccttgaaactcctcgaagtcttttgtcctgcagtgagtgtttgttagtagttagtgttcagtctttgtttaccttgtttattgtgttttgtagaattatttagtgtttaccctagcccttgttttccccctcgtgggtttttattttcctctttttgtaaataaacctgtttgtgttgtaaatcctgtctgcacctgagttcctccttgccaaaacCCTGACACAATCAAGTCTTCATTAAACACGTTCTATTACGACATaatagaaattaaaatataacaaaatacaattaaatggaCATATTTAAtagaaacaataaataaataaaaaataaatgagtaaatacataaacataaatttcattaaaaaaaattaggacCTCTGTCTGAAAACTGCTTCAGGCAGCTTGATCTTCCATTTCTTCAACTTTTTAGGTGGACAACAGAGAACGTCAgttatgtaaaaacaatgcttAGTCAACCTTGGCCTTTTTTCTGCCTGCCGAGAGGTTCAGCTGGGCTGAGCTGGTATGACTGAATGTTCACAGTACAATACACACAACACATGAGAAATAGGACTGGGATAGGAAGTgaaatgtattaatcaaaaatttattttattcatgcacTACTCAAATAATAGTCTTTTTACCTTGCAAAGAAACAAAGCATTTACAAAGAGTTTCTTGCACAACCAGAATCACCTGAGCATTTGAAGCTATACGCTAATGAAATAATAAGACAAGCCAAGTCAATGGAGCTGATCAGGAATGCGTCGGTGAATAGATTTAGTTGATCTTGTTAGTGTAATTGGCAGGCCTGATTAAACACATGTTGACAGCACAGTCACAGTCCAGCTCATGCTATATGAGAGCGGCGTTTATGTCATGGCAGTGCTTATGTAAGATTCTAATTCTTCTTTGGACTGGTTTACTCTCACAATCCCTGAGTATGTCTTCTTCTTACGTGCTGTCTGAGAGTTTCAGATGAAGAGTCATGGCCACAAACACGCTTCCAGTGACGTAGGATCACTCTCGAAATTCCCTTTCCTGAATTATAAAACTAACCTAATACATGAAAGTATCACTTAAAGTAAATGAATTCCTAAAGCAATAGTTATTCTCCTTATTTCCCCTTCAACATACATTCAGTGAGGTCCAAAAACCCACtagagaaaatgcttttatttttcattttaaattcaaacacagTTTTGTCAGTTATATTTTCAGCAATGTATATGTGagtttattaacatatttataaactttttaataatttattaatacttCATTTATAAAGTTCGTTTCATAATCCTACAATGTTTTATAGTGAAAATGCTTCagttgtacattttaaatgtaacatttttcttcactgtaaattatattttcagtatAATAGATTTGAGTGAGTTGagtgaattcattcattcattttcattcatttataaatgtcctatttttttataaacttgatttaatcaattttatttaaaaatcataaaatatatagtgaaaatgagtcattttaaatttaatttagaacAATATTTTCAGCATAAATTAAGAGAATTTGATTTTTACTTTTTAGTTACTTAGTAAAagtcttattatatatatatatatatatatatatatatatatatatatatatatatatatatatatatatatatatatattatattaattcttataaatgtttttataaaatgttagtGAAAAGGCTccaatttagcattttaaattgaatttaaaaaagtatatataattggaacttacacttttttttaattttttttatagctgttcatttatatagttttttttacaagctctcacagtAGCACTtggaaagctgaaaaaaaaagacgaattaaatatttacaaatgtgaCCTCAAAAGGTGTGACTCAGTTCagagaaaaagacaaaagaaaccAATGCTTTGCCCTCACAATGCTCTATTCTTAGGAACACAGAGAGAACAAAGGTAGAACAGAATGAATTGAACTAAACCAGAGCACAGCTGAGTACATATAATGAGTATGCAGATCAACTCTCCAAATGAGCCAGCTGCATACTTCAATCCAGTAATTATTATGTAAGCTGAACATATTCCCCATATGTATCCGGTTGGGCATGAATTCAGTTGATATTTGCCATTATTGCCAACATTTTAGAGGCATAATTAACATATGTAGGCCAATTATCCCCACGAGCTAGAGTAAAGGACTAAAAATATGGTACTGTTATGTTGCCATAGCGATTTCAGTATTACCAAACAGCTCCATTGCTATGGCAACCACTGTTCTGGAAAAAGGGTGATGTCATAATTTACTGACAAACAttcagtcacaaaaaaaaaaaaaacccacaccaAATCTCACACAAACGTACTGACCATTTGCATGACTATTGACACACTTGCGGTCATCCAAGATGTTACATCAAATCCCTGGGACAATGCAGCCCACTGAGAAACGAGATAAAGCAGATAAaacaagaaaacagaacaaacaatTACATGCACACTGTCCTCAAAGCCTGTAAAGCCCATTATTTGGCATCTGAAGCCCCTTGTGAAGCGCTTATGTTTGGACCAGCTGTTCATGGACCACAATTCACCAAATCTAGAAGATTATTATATGACACATTTAAGTCCATTtgagtattaaatattattatattatagtgttcctgtggctcagtggtaatgCATTGTGTTAGCAAAGCAAaatgttgtgggtttgattcccaaggaaAATATGTTAGGTAAAAAGTgttaacctgaatgcactgtaagtaaaagtgtctgctaaatgcatactttaaattgaattataTTGCGGGTcaaatgttaggaattattacAAAGAAGTCTTATGCTcgccaagcctgcatttatagtgaaactgtatttttgttgaatatcattacactttaaaatctcttttctatttgaatatattttaaaatgtcatttattcacgtgaaggcaaagctgaattttcagcattattactccagtcttcagtgtcacatgatccttcagaaatcattctaatatgctgatttggtattctattactaataatgatTCTTATTTAATGATTCTGTTGTTGATAACGCATGCTTTACATGTGCGTCATTGTGTGACAGTGATACTGGCTCATTTGTAACCTAGACAAGTAAAGAGGAAAGTAAAGAGGAAAAGGTCAGGCCACTTGGTCAAGACACCTTTGCTTTAAAAGATTCACACAGGGCAAGACATTAGCATCCTTAAAACCTGTGATAATGCAGAGTGGTTTTCCATTATCTCTAAAGAAAACATTCTAAGTGAATTCCTAAAgcgatagtttaccccaaaattttcataatttattctctcatgtcattccaaaccagaatGACTgtccttcttctgtggaacaccaatgtagagattttgaagaatgttgaaaaCCAAATTGTTTTGTTcgtaaccaaaatgtatttttcattttccgGCTGACCATTATCAACTTAATACTTTTTATTGCACAATTCCTTATTTAGCATCTACAACTCAAGACCTAATCTGGGTTTTATCGACTTATAGCATCTTACTTGATAAGACAAAGAAAGCACAtcttgctaaaaaaaacaaatcaaagacCAGAATTTAACacaaacaagttttatttttccTCCAACATATTGTGTACAACAGATATAAGATAGAGGTATCTGAACatgtcaaataataatatttattaatatcattattgtaacATTAATAACATGGAATGTAGTTCTTGTATCCCCATtcactttttcaatgtttttttttagcttatttaggaaatatgacaaataaataaagctttattATAGTCTCTGTATGTCAACTAACTATCTGAATATAGTCATCTCTTCACAACGGGTAAAGGTGCGAGGGGAGGGTGCTATAGAGCGTTAACAGTCTTCCTTTTCGCCACCTATTCCTTCATCCAATAAGGAGCACTCGGAAGCTaatcaaagttccggaactttctcAAGGGATGAGCACATGAACGAAATCAGGTCCTTTTCTGTAAATAACCATTTTATCTtctcaataaatagaacaaaaaggGGAACGTCAGCAACATTGGAACAGTACATGAGTGAGATGCTCGTGTGACATCTCTACGTTAGCTTTTCAACCCTTTTAAATCCTCTACGCACAAAAATTCAGGAACCAAAAAACAACCGATCAGGTGGAGCTTTGAGATTTTAATGAGCTGAACGTCTCGAAGGACTGAAAGAACGAGGAAGAGAAAGAAACATTTTCCCCATCCGAACGCCGTGCTGGTTGTGGTTTAATCTGTGCCGTGGTCCTCTAGTTGCGAAATGATGGTGATTAGGTTCTGCAATCCGAAGATATAACCGCTATCCTGGCCTTCGTGGACTACACTGTCCTCGTCGTAGTGCCGACACGTGGTGTGGGCAAAGTCAATCATGCGTACGTCCACCACCGGGCCACTGTCTGATCTGGTCATGCGTCGCACCACAGAAGAGCTGCCGGTGCCGCTGCCACCACAAGCACCGCTTTTACTACTGCTGCTGCCCGCACCTGCGCCGTGAGGAAATCCAAAAGCACcaccctcctcttcttcttcttcttcctcgtattcttcctcctcctcttctgaaAGCCCATCCTCTGCGGTGTGGCGGGATCGTGGAGGGTCTCCATCGTATATTATCAAGAGCGAGCTGGAGTAAAAGCGGTAGCTTTCGCAGGCCTCCAGGGCCGCCTGCATGTCTCGCAGTCTCCGCAGCACCGGCGACAGGAGCTCACGTCTTAGACGCCTCCCGTCGTGGAAGAACTGAAAGATGGCCTCTTTGAAGCCAGACAGGGTCAGCTTACGGCCGTGGTACTTGTTCATGAACATGAGCTGCCCTGTGTCTGAATGGAAGACCTGGAGGAAAGTGAAGAGGAGCGTGTGAATAAAACATTGCTTTTAAGTGTTTCTAATATCATGGAATTACGTTCCAGAGTTCGGCTTACCTGCATGCCGCAGAGGCGCACTCCGATGCTAGCGGACGTACTCTGCTGACATTTGCGGATCTGGACGGCCTTCTTCTCCTCAGAGGCGTCGTCCCCGTGTTGCCTC
This genomic window from Carassius gibelio isolate Cgi1373 ecotype wild population from Czech Republic chromosome A6, carGib1.2-hapl.c, whole genome shotgun sequence contains:
- the LOC128015828 gene encoding inositol hexakisphosphate kinase 2-like, with amino-acid sequence MSPAIEGMQTEPQGYLGKGVLLEPFVHQVGGHSCVLRFGEQTICKPLIPREHQFYKSLPVAMRKFTPQYRGVVSVSFEEDEEGNLCLIAYPLHSELGDLENVDPSADLEPNNKIKRVSKMLLDNEGYSKDRSRHGRKDKDKSVKREEELEWLTQAEVFYYSLERNNAAGPQLKHNPWSLKCHQQHLQRMKENAKHRNQYKFILLENLTWRYTVPCVLDLKMGTRQHGDDASEEKKAVQIRKCQQSTSASIGVRLCGMQVFHSDTGQLMFMNKYHGRKLTLSGFKEAIFQFFHDGRRLRRELLSPVLRRLRDMQAALEACESYRFYSSSLLIIYDGDPPRSRHTAEDGLSEEEEEEYEEEEEEEEGGAFGFPHGAGAGSSSSKSGACGGSGTGSSSVVRRMTRSDSGPVVDVRMIDFAHTTCRHYDEDSVVHEGQDSGYIFGLQNLITIISQLEDHGTD